The segment ATGGAACAGAAACATGGGCAGGGACCAGATGGACTGAGTGGCCTCTCTAGTTTACATTGTGAGTTTGGTAGCGAGAGTACGTACCTGTGACGTGGGATTTGATACAGAACTGATTTATCTTTCACAGATCCACGATGTTAATCTCCGGTCTAGTTTAAAGCTTATAACAGCAGAACAGACTCCTCCAAtgctcagtgaccagggttcagtcctgggtGCGATGAGCAGCCGCAAGAACTGCAGAATCTGGCAGCAAGAGTCCCTCATGAACCTGAtagagttagataggtttttacagagtaagggaatcaagggttatggggagaaggcaagtagATGGAGCAACTTGCTGGATGATCTTgcatccagcatcatttttcagtggtccaatatccacgtccacctctcttttacactacaTGTACCCGAAGGAAAatgtggtatcctctttaatattactggctagctcacCTATgtgttccatcttttccttcttaattattttagttgcatcctgttggtttttaatagcttcccaatcttggaggaggagatggcagcaatccagtgaatgatatctgtaatctgtcaagtaggatgccgtgcacaattctaatttgatggagacagacgtgagagaatggaggaacatctgaagaaacttctcagattccttttttgctgccgctgttactgtgtggtcctgaatctccggaggggaaggccccgagttctcggctttgcttgctgctcggcggccgggatggGGTCGAGgccctcggcagagatggtgctcgatgctcggTGTTGAAGGGCTCGTTGGAGGCTCGaattttttggacggactcagagtcggctggggtcgggtgcttccaatgcatcaacagttgtcggtgcctggaggtttatgacagaGAGAGTTCCTcacttctgccgcctgctatcaggactattgggagtcgatgggaactttgcatctgttttttttttaaccattcccatggtctgttctttatcaaattatggtattgctttgcactgctgtaactatatgttataattatgtggtcttgtcagtgttagtctttggtttgtcctgtttttttttgtggtatcactctggaggaacattgtatcatttcttaatgcatgaatgcagttctaagtgacaataaatgaggactgagcgtcctcataatctaatctaattctctaacttcctagtaatttttgctctatgccctctctttggtctCTATGTTGCCTTTGATTTCTTTTATCAGCCACAGTTTTGTCACcttacctttagaatactacttcctctttgtgatgtgtctatcctgtgccttccgaattccttccagaaattccagccatcgcTGCTCTGTTTTCATCCCTACCCATGTTCTTTTCAAATTAAATTTTGACCAATTCTTCTTTCTTGCTCtcaaattctctttattccacatCTAACTTCAGCCTCTCCTTCTCTAATGTCAGGGTGAATTGGATTATATtaagatcacttgcccctaagggatCTTTGATCTTAAGTGACCTAattaattccggttcattgcagcacccaatccagaacaggtGATCCCCAAGTGAGCTCAattatgagctgctctaaaaaaaacttCTTGTAAGCATTCTAGGAATTCCTCCTCGAGACCAACACCATCCTAATTTTCCTAATCACCTGCATgacaatcccccatgactactgtaacactgcccttttggcacgcattttctatctcccattgtaatttgtaatttgtggaccacatacttactactgtttggggttctctatacaattcccatcagggatttttttttattttcacatttgCTCTTCCTTAATTGTACCCACAGAGATTCTACAACTTCCAGCCGTTTGCCagccctttctaatgattttatttaatattttaccaacagagccacgcaaCCCAACTACTGGCTTGTTATTTCAAGAAACATACAAGTATCTGTGAAATAAGAGGATCTGCAGATGCGAGAAATCTAGAGAacgacacacaaagtgctggaggagctcagcatgccaagcagaatctatggatgggaatcaacatttcaggccaagacccttcatcgggactcttgATACCCACGTATCTGGAAAATCAACAAGCAAATACAATAAGAAGTAGTGGAAAATcgagaaaacctttgacaaaatttagttcaaggctgaaaaaaaaaacctgccaaacagagctaaatagttgacaaatacaacaaaggcaataaacagttTCATCAATACCGACATTgactttttttatataaaaatatcTTGCTCCCATTTCAATcagtaaaatttacaaagataaataagaactgaaatgacaacttTAGAAAAGAGTTTTTAAACTCAACCCACTTAGATTAACAATGCCtcggacagaaggaggaagagaaaaaacacatatgaaaaaaaaatcacacaagtcagataaaacttctaggTATATATTTCCATCAAAAATGAACAGGATTCAACGCTCCATGTGTGTATATGCAATCGTGATAAGAAATTCAGAGCAGAAAATTTTAATGAAAGACCAACTCAGAGAAATGTATCAtcactatggaagaaaacattaaccagtggaatgagtatgaccctccatgggagacatcccaatGATCTGAACAGACGAGACagtgacaaggaagcatcgagcacctgactgagagatggagacctcttcccagaaacagaggggttccttgcagaaatacaggacaaggtggtTAACAAAAGGAAGAAAAATTGAAAATACATGAAATACAAACAAGCAAGACAGTAAGTGCAGAAAATGctaagagaaaccagacacaatccaacacattgcaggatcctgcagcagtttaactcaatctgattacttacaaaggtacaatcaagtggcaaatatcactCACCAAATTCTTGCTTTAAAGTACCTACTCATGAATGACCACCATAACTTCATAAAAGGCACCATAaattcaagcctgatccagtttgacAGTCAAAATCTTACAAACTATATGATAATCAACACATTAtttcagataggacaatccataataaccatctggatataatatgacaggataaacaagcaggaacaactccctcaatagataaaaccattcccaacacacaCATGTTCCTTGACCAGTGGAGCACCTCACCACAGGTATTATTTGTGTCATCCGTCAGACAAACAAAAGATTTTCtctgtcaatcagcttccaaatgttgctacTCTGTCATTCGTTGCCACACCCCactgctgattcccttctcctcatcatacgTTCTTATCCCGACCATTgtccagagccccaaactctgccctgtgcagacctacctctggtttctgaccctgctccGTTGAATGTCCAACTGatggtttcccattctgctttcaATCTTTAGAGGACAGTGGTGTTTTCTAACAACCCTTTTGAAGCAGGGAAAATGGCCCATAATGTGGAAATGAGTCGTAATTAAGGAGGTTAACTACCAGTGTTATTCTTCCTCAGTCCAGAGATTTCAGCGGGAAGAACATCTcagacagaactgcagtcagctcgacttcttcagtctgcagaaaattcaagggaaacctcttcacccacagagtggtgactgtttggaacccatcaccacagGGAGAGCGAGAGATGAACAACAGGGCAAGATGTAAAAGGATTTTCGTGGAACAGAATCACTGGTAGGGTCCAGCCGGCCTGAGCTGACTCTCTAATGTACACTAGGTATGTTATAAATTTACTAAGTACCGGAGACAGAGTtcaaaatagaactgatttatttgtctcagatccggattattaaactccagtcccattaaaggtgaatatgcagcagaagaaactcctcccatgcccagtgaccagggtgcagaactgggtgtggtgaccagcagcaataattgcagagttcagcaccgacagtcactctcaaaattgcattcagcaacggTGATGGGCAAATATCCAGCAagcagcttattgaaactttctccccagtgtgaacccagTAATGTGTCACAGGgatagatgactgagtgaatcccttcccacattcacagcaaGTGAACcacctctccccggtgtgaactgaaTGATGCACGTTTGGTGAAGTTGGCTAAGAGAATCTCTTCCCAAAGTCTGAGCCGGTGATTAGCGTCTACCCAgggtgaactcgctggtgtctcagtAGATGAGATGATCGTGTGAatgccttcccacattcacagcaggtgaacggcctctccccggtgtgaactcgctggtgtatctGTAGATCAGATGGTTGTGCGAATTCCTTctcacattcacagcaggtgaacagcctctccccagtgtgaactcgctggtgtgccagtaatttggatgaccaagtgaatcccttcccacattcacagcaggtgaatggccactccccggtgtgaactgactggtgtgccagtagtttGGAAGACTgactgaatcctttcccacattctgagcaggtaaatcgccactccccagtgtgaagtgACTGGTGTGCCAATAGGGTGGATGATTCAGTGAATCgctttccacagtctgagcaggtgaacggcttctccccagtgtgaactcgctgatgactctgtaggtgggatgaccgagagaatctcttcccacagactgagcagatgaacagcctctccccagtgtgaactcgctggtgtctctgtaggttggatgatcgagtgaatcccttcccacagtctgagcaggtgaacagcttctccccagtgtgaacttgctgatgactctgtaggtgggatgaccgagagaatctcttcccacagactgagcagatgaacagcctctccccagtgttaactcgctgatgtctctgtagggtgGAAGAGTGagggaatctcttcccacagtctgagcaggtgaaatcCCTCTCTGCAGTGTGAACTGACAGATGTATCAgtagttgagatgactgagtgaatcccttcccacagtccgagcaggtgaatggccccTCCTCAGTGTGGACTCGCTtgtgagccattaggtcagatgaccgagtgaatccttccccacaaattcagcagatgaacagcctctgcccagtgtgaactgactggtgtgtccacaggtgggaagaccaactgaatcccttctcacccacagaacagatGAATGGTCTTGTCCCAGTGTGAACCTGCTGATGTCCcctcagttgagatgactgagtgaatccattcccactatctgagcaggtgaacggcctctccgcTCTGTAAAATGACGGACGTGCCAGTCAGTCAGATGATCcaagtgaatccctccccacagtctgagcaggaaggatggtcGGTTGAAtgccttgctccacttcttaaatatctagacagagacagcaaaactggcgtgcTGTGTTCAAGATTCCCACATTCCGTCAtgtttaacctgtaaaaagatttacaaaatccatcaatgggtgaaggatttcagatgagatcacttgaTTTGCCAAGGAATGATCTGACAACACAGTTACAGtgaggttcaacccaagttggagagagaaatcatcttctaaccgggcacagtgctggtatctggaatgatcATCAAACTCTCTGATGTTCTTCCTGTCTCTTTAAGTATGGGGcatttccgccatctccaatctgtgacctggctcagtttgactctctccattggtattattccctgttcacactgagctgcatgggtgcctggccccagagtaactgaaacactctcacgCAAATAGCCTTTGTTGATgtgcagctgggattttcttCTATGTACTGTTAATTTAAAGTGCCGCAGTTTTAACGCCATGTAAATATCTCCTACTCAGATgtatggttggtctgcacagccgTTAAAAGGAATTAGAGTGAATATTGGTATAATTTAAGGTTCTtgtcacagtcatagaaaagtacaacata is part of the Mobula hypostoma unplaced genomic scaffold, sMobHyp1.1 scaffold_36, whole genome shotgun sequence genome and harbors:
- the LOC134341618 gene encoding zinc finger protein 235-like encodes the protein MAHKRVHTEEGPFTCSDCGKGFTQSSQLLIHLSVHTAERDFTCSDCGKRFPHSSTLQRHQRVNTGERLFICSVCGKRFSRSSHLQSHQQVHTGEKLFTCSDCGKGFTRSSNLQRHQRVHTGERLFICSVCGKRFSRSSHLQSHQRVHTGEKPFTCSDCGKRFTESSTLLAHQSLHTGEWRFTCSECGKGFSQSSKLLAHQSVHTGEWPFTCCECGKGFTWSSKLLAHQRVHTGERLFTCCECEKEFAQPSDLQIHQRVHTGERPFTCCECGKAFTRSSHLLRHQRVHPG